One stretch of Micromonospora cremea DNA includes these proteins:
- a CDS encoding EamA family transporter, with the protein MVLGGALSVQFGSAVAALLFPRTGVAGAVTLRLTISAVLLLVVCRPRLRGYDRGAWVTAGAFGLALAGMNSLFYQAIERIPLGPAVTLEVLGPLALSVFTARRLASWCWAGLALAGVALLGQGGFDRLNPAGVAFAFGAGAMWAAYIVLSARVGGRFPGADGLALALTLAALLTLPLGIIDGGAVLLEPAMLALGTALAVLASGLPYTLELLALRRMPTATFAVLMSLGPAIATLAGWLVLRQALTLLECAAIVLVIAASIGAVRVSAAAAARPEPR; encoded by the coding sequence ATGGTGCTCGGCGGGGCTCTGTCGGTGCAGTTCGGCTCCGCCGTGGCAGCCCTGCTCTTCCCGCGTACCGGGGTGGCCGGCGCGGTGACCCTGCGACTGACGATCTCGGCCGTGCTGCTGCTCGTCGTGTGCCGGCCCCGACTGCGCGGGTACGACCGGGGGGCCTGGGTGACGGCGGGCGCGTTCGGGCTGGCGCTGGCCGGCATGAACTCGCTGTTCTACCAGGCCATCGAGCGGATCCCACTGGGCCCGGCGGTGACCCTGGAGGTGCTCGGTCCGCTGGCGCTGTCGGTGTTCACCGCCCGCCGGCTGGCCAGTTGGTGCTGGGCGGGGCTGGCGCTGGCCGGGGTGGCGCTGCTCGGGCAGGGCGGCTTCGACCGACTGAACCCGGCGGGGGTGGCCTTCGCGTTCGGCGCGGGCGCCATGTGGGCCGCGTACATCGTGCTCAGCGCCCGTGTCGGCGGCCGGTTCCCGGGCGCGGACGGGCTGGCCCTGGCGCTCACCCTCGCCGCGCTGCTCACCCTGCCCCTCGGCATCATCGACGGCGGCGCGGTGCTGCTCGAACCGGCCATGCTGGCGCTCGGCACGGCCCTCGCGGTGCTCGCTTCCGGGCTGCCGTACACCCTGGAGCTGCTGGCGCTGCGCCGGATGCCCACCGCCACCTTCGCGGTGCTGATGAGCCTCGGCCCGGCCATCGCCACGCTCGCCGGTTGGCTGGTGCTGCGGCAGGCGCTGACACTGCTGGAGTGCGCCGCCATCGTGCTGGTCATCGCCGCCAGCATCGGAGCGGTGCGGGTCAGCGCAGCAGCCGCAGCGCGCCCGGAACCACGCTGA
- the tatA gene encoding Sec-independent protein translocase subunit TatA, translating to MGALKPWHIAVLVVVLILLFGAKRLPDAARSLGRSLRIIKAETKSLQDDDRDLAEKADAQAGYQPLPPQVGQPQQAPYQQAPPQPPVADPVHRVRDN from the coding sequence ATGGGTGCCCTCAAGCCGTGGCACATCGCGGTTCTCGTGGTTGTGCTGATCCTGCTCTTCGGTGCGAAGCGGCTCCCCGACGCGGCCCGCTCGCTGGGCCGTTCGCTGCGGATCATCAAGGCCGAGACCAAGAGCCTGCAGGACGACGACCGCGACCTCGCCGAGAAGGCCGACGCGCAGGCCGGCTACCAGCCGCTGCCGCCGCAGGTCGGGCAGCCGCAGCAGGCGCCGTACCAGCAGGCGCCGCCGCAGCCACCGGTCGCCGACCCGGTGCACCGCGTCCGCGACAACTGA
- the tatC gene encoding twin-arginine translocase subunit TatC — protein sequence MAFALRKRGPRSFERAADGSMTLIEHVRELRDRLFRASLAIVVGLIVGFFLAQPAFNLLKEPYCSLPDATDALGNCRSFLQLSPADGFILKLKLALWIGLIVGAPVWLYQLWAFIAPGLHRHERKWAYVFVAIAAPLFAGGAVLAYLVVDKGLAFLLEAGVTGLSTQLEVTRYISFVTNMILLFGVAFEFPLILLMLNFTGVASARRLLSWWRAVIFISFAFAAIATPDPGPFGMTLLALSLSLLYFVAVGVAFLNDKRRGRGKDVYAGLDDDEVSPLEHDPEPVEAGQRVDATAPVGAPDPIAPPAPIERRYDDMT from the coding sequence GTGGCCTTCGCACTGCGTAAACGCGGCCCGCGCTCCTTCGAGCGCGCCGCCGACGGCTCGATGACGCTTATCGAGCACGTCCGCGAGCTGCGCGACCGCCTGTTCCGCGCCTCGCTGGCGATCGTGGTCGGTCTGATCGTTGGCTTCTTCCTGGCGCAGCCGGCGTTCAACCTGCTCAAGGAGCCCTACTGCAGCCTGCCGGATGCCACTGACGCACTCGGCAACTGCCGGTCGTTCCTTCAGCTGTCGCCCGCCGACGGCTTCATCCTGAAGCTGAAGCTGGCGCTGTGGATCGGCCTGATCGTCGGTGCACCGGTCTGGCTCTACCAGCTCTGGGCCTTCATCGCGCCGGGCCTGCACCGCCACGAACGCAAGTGGGCGTACGTCTTCGTCGCGATCGCGGCCCCGCTGTTCGCCGGTGGTGCCGTGCTCGCCTACCTCGTCGTGGACAAGGGCCTCGCGTTCCTGCTGGAGGCGGGCGTGACCGGCCTCTCCACCCAGCTGGAGGTCACCCGCTACATCTCGTTCGTCACCAACATGATCCTGTTGTTCGGGGTGGCGTTCGAGTTCCCCCTCATCCTGTTGATGCTCAACTTCACCGGCGTGGCCAGCGCCCGGCGGCTGCTGAGCTGGTGGCGCGCGGTCATCTTCATCTCCTTCGCCTTCGCCGCCATCGCCACCCCGGATCCGGGTCCGTTCGGCATGACGTTGCTGGCGCTCTCCCTCTCACTGCTGTACTTCGTGGCGGTCGGGGTCGCGTTCCTCAACGACAAGCGGCGCGGGCGCGGCAAGGACGTCTACGCCGGCCTCGACGACGACGAGGTGTCGCCGCTGGAGCACGACCCCGAGCCGGTCGAGGCGGGGCAGCGGGTGGACGCGACCGCGCCGGTCGGTGCGCCGGACCCGATCGCCCCACCGGCACCGATCGAACGTCGCTACGACGACATGACCTGA
- a CDS encoding helix-turn-helix transcriptional regulator has protein sequence MTRPAARGGSRASADRLARLLNLVPYLLARPGIEIAEAAGDLGVTERQLREDLELLWVCGLPGYGPGDLIDMAFDGDRVTITYDAGIDRPLRLTPDEALALVVALRMLAETPGVSNREAVERALAKIEDAAGDLVGAPVAVRLPGDTRRVEALRTAVEGGRALRITYYTAARDETTDRVIDPLRMLMVGGLAYVEAWCRRAEAVRLFRADRIDAITELDEPATVPPQAVPHDLTEGVFRPSPDLPLITLRVGRGERWITEYYPCERVEAGDGDQWLVSLRVTDLGWARRFVLGLGPDVTVVAPVELAEQVRATAAAALDAYAVPAPTAAPRQPEVDPATPGAPSGDPAVAGRTQ, from the coding sequence ATGACCCGGCCGGCCGCCCGCGGCGGCTCCCGGGCCTCCGCCGACCGCCTGGCCCGGCTGCTCAACCTGGTGCCCTACCTGCTGGCCCGGCCGGGCATCGAAATCGCCGAGGCGGCCGGTGACCTGGGCGTCACCGAGCGGCAGCTGCGCGAGGACCTGGAGCTGCTCTGGGTGTGCGGGCTGCCCGGTTACGGCCCCGGCGACCTGATCGACATGGCCTTCGACGGCGACCGGGTGACCATCACCTACGACGCCGGCATCGACCGCCCGCTGCGGCTCACCCCCGACGAGGCGCTGGCCCTCGTGGTGGCGCTGCGGATGCTCGCCGAGACGCCCGGGGTGTCCAACCGGGAGGCCGTCGAACGGGCCCTCGCCAAGATCGAGGACGCCGCAGGGGATCTGGTCGGCGCGCCGGTCGCGGTGCGGCTGCCCGGGGACACCCGACGGGTGGAGGCGCTGCGCACCGCCGTGGAGGGCGGTCGGGCGCTGCGGATCACCTACTACACAGCCGCCCGGGACGAGACCACCGACCGCGTCATCGACCCGCTGCGGATGCTCATGGTGGGCGGCCTGGCGTACGTGGAGGCGTGGTGTCGCCGCGCGGAGGCGGTCCGACTGTTCCGCGCCGACCGGATCGACGCGATCACCGAACTGGACGAGCCGGCCACCGTCCCGCCGCAGGCCGTCCCGCACGACCTGACCGAGGGCGTCTTCCGCCCCTCGCCCGACCTGCCGCTGATCACCCTGCGGGTCGGCCGTGGCGAGCGGTGGATCACCGAGTACTACCCGTGTGAGCGGGTGGAGGCCGGCGACGGCGACCAGTGGCTGGTCTCGCTGCGGGTGACCGACCTGGGTTGGGCCCGCCGGTTCGTGCTCGGCCTCGGCCCGGACGTCACCGTGGTCGCCCCGGTCGAGCTGGCCGAGCAGGTCCGGGCGACGGCGGCTGCCGCGCTGGACGCGTACGCCGTGCCCGCGCCCACCGCCGCACCCCGCCAGCCCGAGGTCGACCCTGCGACGCCCGGCGCCCCGTCGGGCGACCCGGCGGTGGCCGGCCGCACGCAGTAG
- a CDS encoding LysR family transcriptional regulator, producing the protein MTVELRHLRAFLTIAEEGSITRAAGRLRVTQPALSRTLRQLEDHLGIRLVDRSTHHLHLTPAGRSLRDRAAAAVAAVDDVLDPGYAAGRPLRLGHAWSALGGHTVTLLRRWRSAHPDTPLELLRIDDRTAGLARGAVDVAVLRQPVDLPDVRTVRLLTEPRLATVPADSPLVERAVLTLADLIDQPIAVNTATGTTTLGLWPAGAAPATVVPVANTDDWLAAISAGRAVGVTTSATAAMYPTPAVAYRPLTDAPEVTVLLAWRHPPRHPGVADLVALAHEVVAA; encoded by the coding sequence ATGACGGTGGAGTTGCGGCACCTACGCGCCTTTCTCACCATCGCCGAGGAGGGCAGCATCACCCGCGCCGCCGGGCGGCTCCGCGTCACCCAGCCCGCGCTGTCGCGCACGCTGCGCCAGCTGGAGGACCACCTGGGGATCCGGCTGGTCGACCGCTCCACCCACCACCTGCACCTGACCCCGGCCGGCCGGTCGCTGCGGGACCGGGCCGCCGCCGCGGTCGCGGCCGTCGACGACGTGCTCGATCCGGGGTACGCCGCCGGGCGGCCGCTGCGGCTCGGGCACGCCTGGTCGGCGCTGGGCGGGCACACCGTCACCCTGCTGCGCCGCTGGCGGAGCGCCCACCCGGACACGCCACTTGAGCTGCTGCGCATCGACGACCGCACCGCCGGGCTGGCCCGGGGCGCCGTGGACGTCGCGGTACTGCGTCAGCCGGTCGACCTGCCCGACGTGCGCACCGTGCGGCTGCTCACCGAGCCTCGGCTCGCCACGGTCCCGGCGGACAGCCCGTTGGTCGAGCGGGCTGTGCTCACCCTGGCCGACCTGATCGATCAGCCCATCGCGGTGAACACCGCCACCGGCACCACCACGCTCGGCCTCTGGCCGGCGGGCGCCGCCCCGGCGACCGTGGTGCCGGTGGCGAACACCGACGACTGGCTCGCCGCGATCAGCGCCGGTCGGGCGGTCGGGGTCACCACGTCCGCGACCGCCGCGATGTACCCCACGCCAGCGGTGGCGTACCGGCCCCTCACCGACGCTCCCGAGGTCACCGTGCTGCTGGCCTGGCGGCACCCGCCCCGGCACCCGGGCGTCGCCGACCTGGTCGCGCTCGCCCACGAGGTCGTCGCCGCCTGA
- a CDS encoding diacylglycerol kinase — MLPVTADDHPLAGGPVAVLANPTAGRGRHRSLLPRLLDGLAAAGRPVQLLSAASPAEAEAACRAAVADGAGALVAMGGDGTVHRAMQAAAGTAVPFGAVPAGTGNDFAVDTGFPADPLAAVAVIADALSAGRTRLVDLARMTGADGAERWYGAVLAAGFDAIVNERANRMRWPRGPRRYDLAILVELARLRPRRYTLQLDGVPHELDAVLVAVGNCPSYGGGMRICPDADPTDGLLDVVVGGRIDRRTLIRIKPRIYQGTHVDHPLVRSYRARTVELSAEGITTYADGERSLDLPVTVSVVPGALRLLR, encoded by the coding sequence GTGCTGCCCGTGACCGCAGACGATCACCCGCTCGCCGGTGGCCCCGTCGCCGTGCTCGCCAACCCCACGGCCGGCCGGGGGCGGCACCGCAGCCTGCTGCCCCGGCTGCTGGACGGCCTGGCCGCCGCGGGTCGACCGGTCCAGCTGCTGTCGGCGGCGAGCCCCGCCGAGGCGGAGGCGGCGTGCCGCGCCGCGGTCGCCGACGGCGCCGGCGCGCTGGTCGCGATGGGCGGGGACGGCACCGTGCACCGGGCGATGCAGGCCGCCGCAGGCACCGCCGTACCGTTCGGGGCCGTGCCGGCGGGCACCGGCAACGACTTCGCCGTCGACACCGGCTTCCCGGCCGATCCGCTCGCGGCTGTGGCGGTGATCGCCGACGCGCTGAGTGCCGGCCGTACCCGCCTGGTCGACCTGGCCCGGATGACCGGCGCCGACGGCGCCGAGCGCTGGTACGGCGCGGTCCTCGCGGCCGGGTTCGACGCGATCGTCAACGAGCGGGCCAACCGGATGCGCTGGCCGCGTGGCCCCCGCCGGTACGACCTGGCGATCCTCGTCGAGCTGGCCCGGTTACGGCCCAGGCGGTACACGCTGCAGCTGGACGGGGTGCCGCACGAGCTGGACGCGGTGCTGGTGGCGGTGGGCAACTGCCCGAGCTACGGGGGCGGCATGCGCATCTGCCCAGACGCCGACCCGACCGACGGGCTGCTGGACGTGGTGGTGGGTGGCCGGATCGACCGGCGCACCCTGATCCGGATCAAGCCCCGCATCTACCAGGGCACCCACGTCGATCACCCCCTCGTGCGCAGCTACCGGGCGCGGACGGTGGAGCTGAGCGCCGAGGGCATCACCACGTACGCCGACGGCGAGCGTTCGCTGGACCTGCCGGTGACGGTCAGCGTGGTTCCGGGCGCGCTGCGGCTGCTGCGCTGA
- a CDS encoding HAD family hydrolase, protein MPDHAEPPQTRPPGSAEDAAASRASRRPVKAVLFDFHGTLAQVEEPRQWVLAAAAACGVTLDRVRATSLADRLLTAGRAGGPLPARVPPRLAELWADRDLYPHAHRGAYTGLAETVDAGIEGFADALYERLLIAEGWLPYPDTAPTLTALREAGVRVAVVSNIGFDLRPHFDAWGLTGLVDAFVLSYEVGRCKPDPAIFLRACGMLGVDPEQTLMVGDTPADAGAVAAGCAVLVLPAADPGRENGLGAVLDLALPG, encoded by the coding sequence GTGCCGGACCATGCCGAACCGCCCCAGACTCGTCCGCCGGGCAGCGCCGAGGACGCCGCCGCCTCCCGGGCGTCCCGACGGCCCGTGAAGGCGGTGCTCTTCGACTTTCACGGCACCCTGGCCCAGGTGGAGGAGCCGCGGCAGTGGGTGCTGGCGGCCGCGGCGGCATGCGGGGTCACGCTGGATCGGGTACGGGCCACCTCGCTGGCCGACCGGTTGCTGACCGCCGGCCGGGCCGGCGGGCCCCTGCCCGCCCGGGTGCCGCCCCGGCTGGCCGAGCTGTGGGCCGACCGGGACCTCTACCCGCACGCCCACCGGGGTGCCTACACGGGGCTGGCCGAGACCGTCGACGCGGGCATCGAGGGCTTCGCCGACGCTCTCTACGAGCGGCTGCTGATCGCCGAGGGCTGGCTGCCGTACCCGGACACCGCTCCCACCCTTACCGCGCTGCGCGAGGCCGGGGTGCGGGTGGCGGTGGTCAGCAACATCGGCTTCGACCTGCGGCCGCACTTCGACGCCTGGGGGTTGACCGGGCTGGTCGACGCGTTCGTGCTCTCCTACGAGGTGGGGCGGTGCAAGCCCGACCCGGCGATCTTCCTGCGCGCCTGCGGGATGCTCGGCGTCGATCCGGAGCAGACGCTGATGGTTGGTGACACCCCGGCGGACGCGGGCGCCGTGGCAGCCGGCTGCGCGGTGCTGGTGCTGCCGGCCGCCGATCCCGGCCGGGAGAACGGGCTGGGTGCCGTGCTAGATCTGGCCCTGCCGGGCTGA